A DNA window from Providencia huaxiensis contains the following coding sequences:
- the fis gene encoding DNA-binding transcriptional regulator Fis codes for MFEQRVNSDVLTVATVNSQDQVTQKPLRDSVKQALKNYFAQLNNQDVNDLYELVLAEVEQPLLDMVMQYTRGNQTRAALMMGINRGTLRKKLKKYGMN; via the coding sequence ATGTTCGAACAACGCGTAAATTCTGACGTACTAACCGTTGCTACTGTAAATTCACAAGATCAAGTAACTCAAAAACCGTTACGTGACTCAGTTAAGCAAGCACTGAAGAACTATTTTGCTCAATTAAATAATCAAGATGTTAATGATTTATATGAGCTGGTATTGGCTGAAGTAGAACAGCCTTTGTTGGACATGGTTATGCAATATACCCGTGGAAACCAGACCCGTGCAGCCCTAATGATGGGTATCAACCGCGGAACTCTGCGTAAGAAACTGAAAAAATACGGCATGAACTAA
- the dusB gene encoding tRNA dihydrouridine synthase DusB: MRIGQYQLRNCLIAAPMAGITDKPFRSLCYDMGAGMTVSEMLSSNPQVWKTDKSRLRMVHRDELGVRSVQIAGNDPDEMAAAAQINVESGAQIIDINMGCPAKKVNRKLAGSALLRYPEIVKSILEGVVKAVDVPVTLKIRTGWSPEERNCIEIAKLAEDCGIQALTIHGRTRACLFNGEAEYDNIRAVKQTVTIPVIANGDITDPLKARAVLDYTGADALMVGRAAQGRPWIFREIQHYLDTGEILPPMPVAEVRRIMLAHVQELHDFYGQGKGARIARKHVSWYLKEHAPDDQFRRSFNTIEDASEQLEVLEAFFENFCVNKDKS; encoded by the coding sequence ATGCGAATCGGACAATATCAGTTGAGAAACTGTCTTATTGCTGCCCCCATGGCAGGCATTACAGATAAGCCGTTTAGGTCGCTCTGTTATGACATGGGTGCTGGGATGACAGTATCAGAGATGCTTTCTTCTAATCCTCAAGTTTGGAAGACCGACAAATCTAGACTTAGAATGGTTCATCGCGATGAACTTGGGGTTCGTTCCGTGCAAATAGCTGGCAATGATCCCGATGAAATGGCTGCCGCGGCTCAAATTAACGTTGAGAGTGGCGCTCAAATCATTGATATCAACATGGGCTGTCCAGCTAAAAAAGTGAATCGTAAGCTTGCAGGCTCTGCACTGCTACGCTACCCAGAAATCGTGAAATCGATTCTTGAAGGTGTCGTCAAAGCAGTGGATGTGCCAGTTACCCTTAAGATCCGCACAGGCTGGTCACCTGAAGAGCGAAACTGCATAGAGATTGCCAAATTGGCCGAAGATTGCGGCATTCAAGCTCTCACTATTCATGGCAGAACTAGAGCCTGTCTGTTTAATGGGGAAGCTGAATACGACAACATTCGGGCAGTTAAGCAGACTGTTACCATTCCGGTTATTGCCAATGGCGACATTACTGACCCGCTAAAAGCCAGGGCTGTTTTAGACTACACAGGGGCGGATGCCTTGATGGTAGGCAGAGCGGCTCAGGGAAGACCTTGGATCTTCCGGGAAATCCAGCATTATCTGGACACAGGTGAAATATTGCCACCAATGCCAGTGGCAGAGGTAAGGCGTATTATGCTAGCGCATGTACAGGAATTGCACGACTTTTACGGTCAAGGCAAAGGAGCCCGTATAGCGCGCAAACATGTTTCTTGGTACTTAAAAGAACATGCACCTGATGACCAGTTTCGGCGCTCATTCAACACCATTGAGGATGCCAGCGAACAGCTGGAGGTGTTGGAGGCATTTTTTGAAAATTTTTGCGTAAATAAAGATAAGAGCTGA
- the prmA gene encoding 50S ribosomal protein L11 methyltransferase, translated as MPWIQIKINSTAQQAEALGDELIETGAVSVTFQDSHDTPVFEPLPGETRLWGDTDVIGLYDAETDMKIVVAQLENSPLLSAGFIHKIEQLEDKDWEREWMDNFHPMRFGERLWICPSWRDVPDPTAVNVMLDPGLAFGTGTHPTTSLCLQWLDSLDLEGKTVIDFGCGSGILAIAALKLGAAHAIGIDIDPQAITASRDNAQRNGVSERLSLYLPKDQPDDLQADVVVANILAGPLRELAPMISVLPRPGGLLGLSGVLATQAEGVADAYRSTFEIDPVAEKEEWCRITGVKHF; from the coding sequence ATGCCTTGGATCCAAATTAAAATTAACTCCACCGCTCAACAGGCAGAAGCGCTTGGCGATGAACTGATAGAAACAGGGGCGGTATCCGTCACTTTTCAAGACAGCCACGACACGCCCGTTTTTGAGCCGCTTCCGGGGGAAACCCGCCTTTGGGGTGATACCGATGTCATTGGCCTATATGACGCAGAAACCGACATGAAAATTGTCGTTGCTCAACTAGAAAATAGTCCTCTATTGAGTGCAGGTTTTATCCATAAAATCGAACAATTAGAAGACAAAGATTGGGAAAGAGAATGGATGGATAATTTTCATCCAATGCGCTTTGGGGAACGTTTGTGGATCTGCCCAAGTTGGCGCGATGTGCCCGACCCGACCGCTGTCAATGTAATGTTAGATCCTGGCCTTGCTTTTGGTACTGGTACGCATCCAACGACCTCATTGTGTCTTCAATGGCTAGACAGTCTTGATCTCGAAGGTAAAACCGTGATCGACTTTGGTTGTGGATCCGGTATTTTAGCGATTGCTGCCTTAAAATTAGGTGCTGCTCACGCGATTGGGATCGACATCGACCCTCAGGCTATCACTGCAAGCCGCGATAATGCGCAGCGTAACGGTGTTTCAGAGCGTTTATCTCTATACCTACCAAAAGACCAGCCTGATGACTTACAAGCTGATGTCGTGGTTGCTAACATCCTTGCTGGCCCATTGCGTGAACTCGCCCCTATGATTAGCGTTCTACCTCGTCCGGGTGGGTTATTAGGACTTTCTGGCGTGCTCGCCACTCAAGCAGAAGGAGTGGCTGATGCTTATCGTTCCACTTTTGAAATCGACCCTGTTGCTGAAAAAGAAGAATGGTGCCGGATTACGGGTGTCAAGCATTTTTAG